The Clostridium botulinum BKT015925 genome includes the window CACCAAGGACTCTTATTGCAAGACCTGGTCCGGGAAATGGCTGTCTCCACACTAATTTATGAGGTATTCCAAGTTCTTCTCCAACAGCTCTAACTTCATCTTTAAATAGTTCTCTTAATGGTTCTATTAAAGAGAATTGCATGTCTTCTGGAAGTCCTCCAACATTATGGTGACTCTTTATTGTAGCTGATGTGTTTGTTCCACTTTCAACTACATCTGGATAGATAGTTCCTTGAACTAAGAAATCTATTTGTCCAAGCTTTCCAGCTTCTTCTTCAAATACTCTTATAAATTCTTCTCCAATTATCTTTCTCTTTGTTTCAGGATCGCTTACTCCTTTTAATTTACCAAGGAATCTTTCTGCTGCATTTACTCTTATAAGATTCATATCAAATTGTTTCTTAAATATAGCTTCAACTTGATCTCCTTCATCTTTTCTAAGTAAACCATGATCAACAAATACACAAGTTAATTGCTTACCAATAGCCTTATGAACAAGTACTGCTGCAACTGATGAATCAACTCCACCTGATAATGCACAAAGTACTTTTTTATCTCCAACAAGTTCTTTTATAGCTTTGATTTTTTCTTCTGCAAAAGATGCCATTGACCAATCACCTTTTAGATTAGCTATTTTAAATAAGAAGTTTCCAAGCATCTTTTGTCCAAATAATGTATGTTCAACTTCTGGATGGAACTGAACCCCGTATATTCTTCTTTCTTCGTTTGCCATTGCAGCTACAGGACATTGATCTGTTGTAGCTATTATTTTAAATCCTACTGGTATCTCCGATACATAATCTGTATGACTCATCCAAGATTGATCTTCTTCCTTAATTCCATCGAATAAAGGTGATTTATTGTCTATTTTAACTTCTGTTTTTCCATATTCTCTTATATCAGGACTTTCAACTTTTCCACCTAAAGTATAAGCTGTTAATTGATGTCCATAACAAATACCAAGTACAGGTATTTCTAAATCAAATATTTGTTTTTCTATTCTTGGAGCTCCTTCACCATAAACACTATTAGGTCCCCCAGTAAATATTATTGCTTTTGGATTTTTCTTTTTAATATCT containing:
- the guaA gene encoding glutamine-hydrolyzing GMP synthase, translating into MERELVLVVDFGGQYNQLIARRVREHNVYCEIIPYTTSIEDIKKKNPKAIIFTGGPNSVYGEGAPRIEKQIFDLEIPVLGICYGHQLTAYTLGGKVESPDIREYGKTEVKIDNKSPLFDGIKEEDQSWMSHTDYVSEIPVGFKIIATTDQCPVAAMANEERRIYGVQFHPEVEHTLFGQKMLGNFLFKIANLKGDWSMASFAEEKIKAIKELVGDKKVLCALSGGVDSSVAAVLVHKAIGKQLTCVFVDHGLLRKDEGDQVEAIFKKQFDMNLIRVNAAERFLGKLKGVSDPETKRKIIGEEFIRVFEEEAGKLGQIDFLVQGTIYPDVVESGTNTSATIKSHHNVGGLPEDMQFSLIEPLRELFKDEVRAVGEELGIPHKLVWRQPFPGPGLAIRVLGEITEEKLEITREADAIFREEIALAGLEEKIWQYFACLPNIRSVGVMGDERTYCHTIALRAVTSSDAMTSDWARIPYEVLDKVSRRIVNEVKGVNRIVYDVTSKPPSTIEWE